In Gemmatimonadota bacterium, the following are encoded in one genomic region:
- the ggt gene encoding gamma-glutamyltransferase — protein MNHRFKTLVVLCGFILLSTTVQTSHAASRKPVVGEKGMAVAVEPLATQIAADILKKGGNAVDAAVGLGLALAVTHPSAGNIGGGGFMVIRLADGTAVAVDYREKAPGKAHAGMYLDPDGNRAVNPNIVLTRGDGTPYHPFTNRIHHLAIGVPGTVAGFALALEKYGTMSMAEVVQPAIDLAENGFILTERIARGLNGRKVIFDQIPASKAAMLRSDGEAWKEGDRWIQKDLAETLKLIAQHGHDGFYKGRTAELIEKDMMAGGGMIDRTDLANYQAIVREPIRNTYRGEYEIISMPPPSSGGITMSLMLNILEGYDVSRMGHNASNTLHVMTEAMRRAYADRARHLGDADFVEIPGHLTTKEYAAKLRATIDPYFATPSEEVGPELTMAEEPMETTHYSVVDQWGNAVSNTYTLEGGYGSHIVIAGTGMITNNEMGDFNYQPGVTRNTGQIGTPPNLIEPNKRMLSSMSPTIVTRNGELYLVVGSPGGRTIINTTMQLILNVVDHGMNIQEAVDAPRIHHQWFPDFLRVEGGVGTDVVDALKTKGHSLSSRGWGGGSYRQGDGHSIMVDPDTGDRLGAPDPRIEGAAFGH, from the coding sequence ATGAACCATCGATTCAAAACCCTGGTCGTTCTGTGCGGCTTCATTCTGCTGTCCACCACCGTTCAAACTTCCCATGCGGCCTCGCGCAAGCCTGTGGTCGGCGAGAAGGGCATGGCGGTGGCCGTCGAACCCCTGGCCACGCAGATCGCCGCGGACATCCTCAAGAAGGGCGGTAACGCGGTGGACGCGGCCGTGGGACTGGGGCTGGCCCTGGCGGTGACCCATCCTTCCGCCGGCAACATCGGCGGCGGGGGCTTCATGGTCATCCGTCTGGCGGACGGAACGGCCGTTGCCGTCGACTATCGGGAGAAGGCACCCGGGAAGGCCCATGCCGGGATGTACCTGGATCCGGACGGCAACCGGGCCGTGAACCCTAACATCGTCCTCACCCGTGGCGACGGCACCCCCTACCATCCCTTTACCAACCGGATCCACCACCTGGCCATCGGCGTGCCGGGCACCGTCGCGGGATTCGCCCTGGCCCTCGAGAAGTACGGCACCATGTCTATGGCTGAGGTCGTCCAACCCGCCATCGATCTCGCCGAGAACGGTTTTATCCTGACCGAACGCATCGCCCGGGGATTGAACGGCCGCAAGGTAATCTTCGACCAGATCCCCGCGAGCAAGGCAGCCATGCTCCGCAGCGACGGCGAGGCCTGGAAGGAAGGCGACCGCTGGATCCAGAAAGACCTGGCGGAGACCCTGAAGCTTATCGCACAACACGGTCACGATGGCTTTTACAAGGGCAGGACCGCCGAGCTGATCGAGAAGGACATGATGGCCGGCGGCGGCATGATCGACCGGACCGACCTGGCCAACTACCAGGCGATCGTCAGGGAACCCATACGCAACACCTACCGCGGGGAATACGAGATCATCTCCATGCCCCCGCCGAGTTCGGGCGGCATCACCATGTCGCTGATGCTCAATATACTCGAAGGGTACGACGTGAGCCGGATGGGGCACAACGCCTCCAACACCCTTCATGTCATGACCGAAGCCATGCGCCGGGCCTACGCCGACCGCGCCCGGCACCTGGGAGACGCGGACTTCGTCGAGATTCCGGGACATCTCACGACGAAGGAGTACGCCGCGAAGCTTCGGGCCACGATCGATCCCTACTTCGCCACGCCCAGCGAGGAAGTGGGACCGGAACTGACCATGGCAGAGGAGCCCATGGAAACAACCCATTATTCCGTTGTTGACCAGTGGGGCAATGCCGTATCGAACACCTACACGCTTGAAGGCGGGTACGGCTCCCACATCGTCATCGCGGGAACAGGCATGATCACGAACAACGAGATGGGCGATTTCAATTACCAACCGGGGGTCACCAGAAATACCGGACAGATCGGCACGCCGCCGAATCTCATCGAACCGAACAAGCGGATGCTGAGTTCGATGTCGCCGACCATCGTTACGCGCAACGGCGAACTGTACCTGGTAGTGGGCAGCCCCGGGGGACGCACGATCATCAATACGACCATGCAGCTGATCCTGAATGTCGTCGATCACGGCATGAATATACAGGAAGCAGTCGACGCGCCGCGCATCCACCACCAGTGGTTCCCGGACTTCCTACGCGTGGAAGGCGGAGTGGGGACCGACGTCGTCGACGCCCTGAAGACGAAGGGGCACAGTCTCAGCAGTCGCGGATGGGGAGGCGGTTCATACCGCCAGGGAGATGGCCACAGCATCATGGTGGACCCCGATACCGGCGATCGCCTGGGCGCCCCGGACCCAAGGATCGAAGGCGCTGCATTCGGACATTAG
- a CDS encoding alanine--glyoxylate aminotransferase family protein has protein sequence MRKHYRLMIPGPIEVSPDVLAHMSDPLTAHYGDRWVETWRKTVSNLQRVIGTEGDVFPLVGSGHTANDVVMNSLFNPGDRILTLDNGLFGKRLDDLARAFGLDSVVLEKPWGVPFEAADIHEAAAANPGLKAVFMVHGETSTGVANPVHELAAAAREHGMLVLVDTIASLGGEQYLMDAWDIDVTVCASQKALGAPPGLALVAVSDRAWDAMKDRREPRGFMTDLQNLRHFAETQADVHPHPGTMPVNNFVALIRSTDDILEEGLEACWTRHRKVSRVVREGVRAMGLKVMAEERAACVNMTVILSEDRFKPTAFSDFMKAEYGMHVGLGLGDYVNRSVRVGHMAHNANLEAVTPFLVGLEQYLRRQGFDVARGACLAGLD, from the coding sequence ATGCGCAAACACTACCGTCTGATGATCCCCGGCCCCATCGAAGTCAGCCCCGACGTGCTCGCCCACATGAGCGATCCCCTCACCGCCCACTACGGCGACCGATGGGTTGAAACCTGGCGGAAGACCGTATCCAATCTCCAGCGCGTGATCGGGACGGAAGGCGATGTTTTTCCGCTCGTGGGGTCGGGCCACACGGCCAACGACGTGGTCATGAACAGCCTGTTCAATCCGGGCGACCGGATCCTGACACTCGACAATGGGCTCTTCGGTAAGCGCCTGGACGACCTCGCCAGGGCTTTCGGGCTGGATTCGGTGGTATTGGAAAAGCCATGGGGCGTGCCCTTCGAGGCTGCGGACATCCACGAGGCCGCCGCGGCGAATCCAGGCCTGAAGGCGGTCTTCATGGTGCACGGGGAAACGTCGACGGGCGTGGCCAACCCGGTACACGAACTGGCCGCCGCCGCCCGGGAACACGGGATGCTCGTCCTGGTGGACACCATCGCGTCCCTGGGCGGCGAGCAGTATCTGATGGACGCCTGGGACATCGACGTCACGGTTTGCGCCTCCCAGAAGGCCCTGGGCGCGCCACCGGGCCTGGCCCTCGTGGCCGTGAGCGACCGGGCCTGGGACGCCATGAAGGACCGGCGGGAGCCCCGCGGGTTCATGACCGACCTGCAGAACCTGCGCCACTTCGCCGAGACCCAGGCCGACGTCCATCCCCATCCCGGCACCATGCCCGTCAACAACTTCGTCGCGCTGATCCGCAGCACGGACGACATCCTGGAAGAGGGACTCGAGGCCTGCTGGACCCGGCACCGCAAGGTCTCCCGCGTGGTGCGGGAAGGCGTGCGCGCGATGGGCCTCAAGGTCATGGCCGAGGAACGGGCCGCCTGTGTCAACATGACGGTCATCCTGTCGGAAGACCGGTTCAAGCCCACCGCCTTCTCCGATTTCATGAAGGCCGAATACGGCATGCATGTCGGCCTGGGCCTGGGCGACTACGTGAACCGTTCTGTACGCGTGGGCCACATGGCGCACAACGCCAACCTGGAGGCCGTGACGCCCTTCCTCGTCGGCCTGGAACAGTACCTGCGCCGCCAGGGATTCGACGTGGCGCGCGGCGCGTGCCTGGCCGGCCTGGACTGA
- a CDS encoding acetamidase/formamidase family protein, producing the protein MFRRSSRTSRTSKTGSKEQAVLTRRVTRDRIHQVFGPNVSPAITVSRGETVVVETQDCYRGLLTKEPRTDGEDGRSGGIPVTGPIYVEEASIGDVLSIQVKQIETAGTGVFAVRPETGVPGQDIKKPEVRVLEVNENQVHLDDRLKLPLHPVIGSMGVAAKHGEIDTVYPGRHGGNMDTLEITTGSRVYLPVQVNGALLSLGDVKACVGDGQIAGSGVEVEAEVTLRVDTLPGGRFSWPRVESKGEWITITSASTVDQAARLAITEMVKWISQDKGLDFDTAYALVSLGGSLRVSQWGNPLTTARMVFPKRLINKLKSVPAASGRLNYRVLPPAANGDAASDTVAAEAEQPAARSSRKSGSGRSQRGSGRSRQSGGRRGTRQKSNGTPAPASGENDQQVAAKDDRKDAAQEDQQVTAGDDQQVTAKDDRKDVAGDDQQTAAEVARKDTVKVDRKDGTKESRRATAEGEGKVDAQVDQQVEATEGPKDADGDDRQAAAQDGPEDAARDDQQVAATEKRPGSARRKRGGKASPGAARGNGHRRTRGRSAKKDETDSQKDPSPAQSDAGSVPVEPATAARDGKDAVTESAENPAKATDSRKETQQAADETAQDTAPPKPTFGRRQRRAVRRS; encoded by the coding sequence TTGTTTCGCAGATCATCCAGGACGTCACGAACGTCCAAGACAGGCAGCAAGGAGCAGGCCGTCCTGACCAGACGGGTTACCAGAGACCGGATACACCAGGTATTCGGGCCGAACGTCTCGCCGGCCATTACGGTGAGCCGCGGCGAAACCGTCGTAGTGGAAACGCAGGACTGCTACCGGGGCCTCCTTACGAAAGAACCCCGAACCGATGGAGAGGACGGCCGGTCCGGGGGTATACCCGTAACCGGTCCGATCTACGTGGAAGAAGCCAGCATCGGCGATGTACTGTCGATCCAGGTCAAGCAGATCGAGACGGCCGGTACCGGCGTGTTCGCCGTGCGGCCGGAGACGGGCGTTCCCGGTCAGGATATCAAGAAACCGGAGGTGCGCGTCCTCGAAGTCAACGAGAACCAGGTCCACCTGGACGACCGGCTCAAGCTGCCGCTTCACCCGGTGATCGGGAGCATGGGCGTGGCGGCCAAGCACGGGGAAATCGATACCGTCTACCCGGGCCGGCACGGCGGAAACATGGACACCCTGGAAATCACGACCGGGTCCCGAGTCTACCTCCCCGTGCAGGTCAACGGCGCCCTGTTGTCGCTGGGCGATGTGAAGGCCTGCGTGGGAGACGGACAGATCGCCGGTTCCGGCGTGGAAGTTGAAGCGGAGGTCACCCTGCGGGTGGACACGCTGCCGGGCGGCCGGTTCTCCTGGCCCCGGGTCGAATCGAAGGGCGAATGGATCACCATCACGTCCGCGTCCACGGTAGACCAGGCGGCGCGGTTGGCGATCACGGAAATGGTAAAGTGGATCTCGCAGGACAAGGGGCTCGACTTCGATACGGCCTACGCGCTGGTCAGCCTGGGTGGCAGCCTGCGTGTCAGCCAGTGGGGGAATCCGCTCACTACCGCGCGCATGGTCTTTCCCAAGCGCCTGATCAACAAGCTCAAATCGGTGCCCGCCGCATCCGGCCGACTGAATTACCGGGTGCTGCCGCCCGCGGCCAATGGCGACGCCGCGTCTGATACCGTGGCGGCCGAAGCGGAACAACCCGCGGCCCGTTCATCCCGCAAATCCGGTTCAGGACGTTCGCAGCGAGGATCGGGCAGGTCCCGGCAATCCGGCGGCCGTCGGGGAACGCGTCAGAAGTCAAACGGGACGCCGGCTCCCGCGAGCGGCGAAAACGATCAGCAGGTCGCAGCCAAAGACGACCGGAAGGATGCCGCCCAGGAGGACCAGCAGGTCACAGCCGGGGACGACCAGCAGGTCACAGCCAAAGACGACCGGAAGGACGTAGCCGGGGACGATCAGCAGACCGCGGCCGAGGTAGCCAGGAAGGACACGGTCAAAGTGGACCGGAAGGACGGTACCAAAGAGAGCCGACGAGCTACGGCCGAGGGCGAGGGGAAGGTCGACGCGCAGGTAGACCAGCAAGTCGAGGCTACAGAAGGTCCAAAGGACGCGGACGGGGACGACAGGCAAGCGGCGGCCCAGGACGGCCCTGAGGACGCGGCCAGGGACGATCAGCAGGTCGCGGCTACAGAAAAACGGCCGGGTTCGGCCAGAAGAAAGCGTGGCGGAAAGGCAAGCCCGGGTGCCGCGCGAGGCAATGGTCACCGGCGGACCCGGGGCAGATCCGCCAAAAAAGACGAAACGGACTCACAAAAGGATCCATCACCGGCGCAATCGGACGCCGGATCCGTCCCGGTGGAACCCGCTACGGCGGCCCGCGACGGAAAGGATGCCGTAACGGAATCGGCGGAAAACCCCGCGAAAGCCACGGATTCCCGCAAGGAGACGCAGCAGGCCGCAGACGAGACCGCTCAGGATACCGCTCCCCCCAAGCCCACGTTCGGAAGGAGGCAGCGTCGAGCGGTCCGCCGCTCGTAA
- a CDS encoding acetamidase/formamidase family protein — translation MRRFTRTPYLSGPDDPAFKEIRGVLEPGETVQVETYGGHDQDYLAKKDLRAGAVMDVDPYRYSRPCGPFHIEGIEAGDWVSVEILDMEVGPYGFYRNGGPHWGSLRLIAPVRDGLVHFPPDFVVPVRPMIGVVMLESVALHQIDTGGNMDFNAIQPGSTVHICAQKPGGLLSLGDVHARMGDGELTGTGVEIDSTITMRVDRSPGFPCSAPVVEKTRIVESQEEYLTSGQGYNWEEAVKIAWSEMNALIAERYDTTVEYANLIVGTIADARPGYAAGLLNRRGNVDAQAYVTCQMAVTKDLRRTGTPYVP, via the coding sequence ATGCGCCGGTTTACCCGCACCCCCTATCTCTCCGGACCGGACGATCCGGCATTCAAGGAGATCCGCGGCGTCCTCGAACCCGGTGAGACGGTCCAGGTCGAGACCTACGGCGGGCACGACCAGGACTATCTTGCCAAGAAGGACCTGCGGGCCGGGGCGGTCATGGACGTGGATCCCTACCGGTATTCACGGCCGTGCGGACCCTTCCACATCGAGGGGATCGAGGCCGGGGACTGGGTGTCCGTGGAGATCCTCGACATGGAGGTCGGTCCCTACGGCTTCTACCGCAACGGCGGCCCCCACTGGGGCAGTCTGCGCCTGATCGCGCCGGTGCGGGACGGCCTGGTCCATTTCCCGCCCGATTTCGTGGTGCCGGTCCGGCCCATGATCGGCGTCGTCATGCTGGAATCGGTCGCCCTCCACCAGATCGATACGGGCGGCAACATGGACTTCAACGCGATCCAACCGGGCAGCACGGTCCACATTTGTGCCCAGAAACCGGGTGGACTGCTGTCCCTGGGCGACGTGCACGCCCGGATGGGGGACGGCGAGCTGACGGGGACAGGCGTGGAGATCGATTCGACGATCACGATGCGCGTGGACCGGTCGCCCGGGTTTCCGTGCAGCGCTCCGGTCGTAGAGAAGACCCGCATCGTGGAGTCGCAGGAGGAGTATCTGACCAGCGGGCAGGGCTACAATTGGGAAGAGGCCGTCAAGATCGCCTGGAGCGAGATGAACGCCCTGATCGCGGAACGGTACGATACCACCGTGGAGTACGCCAACCTCATCGTCGGCACCATCGCCGACGCCCGTCCGGGCTACGCCGCCGGCCTGCTGAACCGCCGCGGCAACGTGGACGCCCAGGCCTACGTGACCTGCCAGATGGCGGTGACGAAGGACCTGCGGCGAACAGGGACGCCCTACGTGCCCTAA
- a CDS encoding NIPSNAP family protein: MIYEERIYKIMPGRVPDVLDRFTNHAVPLFEKHGMKLVGFWQTAVGPSNHELTYLLAFDDANHRDRAWAAFMADPAWIKAKAESERNGALVAEVANRILTPVPFSPLQ, from the coding sequence ATGATCTACGAAGAACGGATTTACAAAATCATGCCCGGCCGCGTGCCGGATGTCCTGGACCGGTTCACGAACCACGCCGTGCCCCTCTTCGAGAAACACGGCATGAAGCTGGTCGGTTTCTGGCAGACCGCGGTGGGCCCGAGCAACCACGAGCTCACCTACCTGCTGGCCTTTGATGACGCGAACCACCGCGATCGGGCCTGGGCGGCTTTCATGGCCGACCCCGCATGGATCAAGGCCAAGGCCGAAAGCGAAAGGAACGGCGCGCTGGTCGCCGAGGTGGCCAACCGGATCCTGACGCCGGTTCCCTTCTCACCGCTGCAGTAG
- a CDS encoding pyridoxal-phosphate dependent enzyme — protein MKLYDRDAAQELRHLLGRFTRAPVAHLPTPLQDCPRLGEALGGPRIFIKRDDMTGLAMGGNKARQFTYSLGPALETGCDYLVHGSDSQSNQSAQTAAAAARLGMKSIVVIPRDHRSYPVSGNLLLNHLMADQIKYVFPLTVKDELRKQIEELESKGSKAYDTSSDGAILRAVAYVDAVLELCEQLAQRSITPRAIYTSSMTHTIVGLVVGLRAVSASFKAVGLNYWVGDDREMQERLAPVANECASVIGLKHTFTPDDFDVSCTFAKPDFGEPSRTSLETMRLVAQTEGIVLDPVYTAKAMDGLAIHIREGRFQTDESVVFLHTGGTPAVFAYGDELFG, from the coding sequence TTGAAGTTGTACGACCGTGACGCCGCGCAGGAACTGCGTCACCTTCTGGGCAGGTTCACCCGAGCGCCGGTGGCCCACCTGCCCACTCCGCTACAGGACTGTCCTCGCCTCGGGGAGGCCCTCGGGGGCCCCCGCATATTCATCAAACGCGATGACATGACCGGACTGGCCATGGGCGGAAACAAGGCCCGCCAGTTCACCTACTCGCTGGGTCCCGCCCTCGAGACCGGGTGCGACTACCTGGTCCACGGCTCCGATTCCCAGTCCAACCAGTCCGCGCAGACCGCCGCAGCCGCCGCCCGGCTGGGCATGAAGTCCATCGTGGTCATCCCGCGGGACCACCGATCCTATCCCGTTTCCGGCAACCTGCTGCTCAACCACCTCATGGCGGACCAGATCAAGTACGTCTTTCCGCTGACCGTGAAGGACGAGTTGAGGAAGCAGATCGAGGAACTGGAGTCGAAGGGATCGAAGGCATACGACACGAGCAGCGACGGTGCGATCCTGCGTGCCGTGGCCTACGTCGATGCCGTTCTCGAACTGTGCGAACAACTCGCGCAGCGGAGCATTACGCCAAGGGCCATCTATACGAGTTCCATGACCCATACCATCGTCGGTCTGGTGGTCGGACTGCGCGCCGTCTCCGCCAGCTTCAAGGCCGTCGGGCTCAACTACTGGGTGGGAGACGACCGGGAGATGCAGGAACGTCTCGCGCCCGTGGCCAACGAATGCGCCTCGGTCATCGGACTGAAACACACTTTCACACCGGACGATTTCGATGTCTCCTGCACGTTCGCCAAACCGGATTTCGGCGAACCGTCGCGAACCAGCCTCGAGACCATGCGCCTGGTGGCGCAGACCGAGGGCATCGTACTCGACCCGGTATACACGGCCAAGGCCATGGACGGCCTGGCCATACACATCCGCGAGGGGCGGTTCCAGACGGACGAATCCGTCGTATTCCTTCACACGGGAGGAACGCCCGCCGTATTCGCTTATGGAGACGAGCTCTTCGGTTGA
- a CDS encoding amino acid permease: MAKQQRLRKELRFFEVYAVATGTTLSAGFFLLPGLAAMEAGPSLVLAYLLATLPLIPAMLCVVELATAMPRAGGVYYFVDRSLGPFAGLITGIGTWLALILKVTFALVGMGAYIALFFPGLPQLPVALALAAGLGAVNFFGTAKSGRLQIYLVMALLLLLAGFIGGGVPALDAVAFEGLFDVEITTLMGTAGLVYISYVGVTKVASLAEEIEKPEKTLPRGVFLALATAIAVYALGTTVMVGVIPIERLAGDLTPAATAAGILYGWWGNVLLSVAALLAFVSVANAGILSASRYPLAMSRDRLLPVGMSQVTAKGVPVRSLIVTVGSILFILLTLDPVGIAKLASAFQLVVFAVVCLAVVVMRESRIAEYDPGYRSPWYPWMHIAGMILPFLVIWQMGWPAILFIVGFIAAGTLWYFYYARFRADRNGAIYHIFERLGRSRYQGLDRELRGILKEKGLRDEDPFEDMITRCQPVDFEEEVDFDRVLAVASEKLSPRVGLSMGEIKDRFMQKTDAGGTPAGGTPAGGTPVADGVMLRHFRMPGIALPELVLVRAFEGVQVDYVNPVTGKLNSDEIHAFFFLVSPAEHTSLHLRMLARIAERTDDVNFGLVWIAAVDEHALRDIFLRSDRYLTVPVLPQSPASGLIGVPVSEMEIPGGCRIVWIRQFDEVIVPSGDTVIKSGDLLTVIGDPGDLNAFRRMYHD, from the coding sequence ATGGCGAAACAACAGCGCTTGCGGAAGGAACTTCGGTTCTTCGAAGTCTATGCCGTCGCGACGGGAACGACGCTTAGCGCGGGCTTCTTTCTACTGCCGGGCCTTGCGGCGATGGAGGCCGGTCCTTCCCTGGTGCTGGCCTACCTGCTGGCGACCCTTCCCCTCATACCGGCCATGCTCTGCGTCGTGGAACTGGCCACCGCCATGCCCCGCGCAGGCGGCGTGTACTACTTCGTCGACCGGTCCCTCGGACCTTTCGCCGGGCTGATCACGGGGATCGGGACCTGGCTGGCGCTTATCCTCAAGGTCACCTTCGCGCTGGTGGGCATGGGCGCCTACATCGCCCTTTTCTTCCCGGGCCTGCCCCAGCTGCCCGTGGCCCTGGCGCTGGCGGCGGGTCTCGGCGCGGTGAACTTCTTCGGCACCGCGAAGAGCGGCCGCCTGCAGATCTACCTGGTGATGGCCCTGCTCCTGCTGCTGGCCGGTTTTATCGGCGGCGGGGTCCCGGCGCTGGATGCCGTCGCGTTCGAGGGCCTTTTCGACGTCGAGATTACCACGCTCATGGGGACGGCGGGACTGGTCTACATCAGCTACGTAGGTGTGACCAAGGTCGCGAGTCTCGCGGAAGAGATCGAGAAACCGGAAAAGACGCTACCCCGGGGCGTATTCCTGGCCCTGGCCACTGCCATCGCAGTGTACGCGCTCGGTACGACAGTCATGGTAGGTGTCATTCCCATCGAACGCCTGGCGGGTGACCTGACTCCGGCGGCGACGGCGGCCGGCATCCTGTACGGCTGGTGGGGGAATGTACTCCTCTCCGTGGCGGCCCTGCTCGCCTTCGTCTCCGTGGCGAACGCGGGCATCCTGAGCGCTTCCCGCTATCCGCTGGCCATGAGCCGGGACCGCCTGCTGCCCGTCGGAATGAGCCAGGTAACCGCCAAGGGCGTTCCCGTCCGCTCGCTGATCGTTACCGTGGGCAGCATCCTCTTCATCCTGCTGACCCTCGACCCCGTGGGCATTGCCAAGCTGGCAAGCGCCTTTCAACTCGTCGTATTCGCCGTCGTGTGCCTCGCAGTCGTCGTGATGCGCGAAAGCCGCATCGCCGAGTACGACCCGGGATACCGCTCGCCCTGGTACCCCTGGATGCACATCGCGGGCATGATACTGCCCTTCCTGGTGATCTGGCAGATGGGTTGGCCCGCCATCCTGTTCATCGTCGGCTTCATCGCCGCCGGGACCCTGTGGTACTTCTACTACGCACGGTTCAGGGCGGACCGCAACGGCGCGATCTACCACATATTCGAACGGCTCGGCCGGTCGCGCTACCAGGGGCTGGACCGGGAACTGCGCGGGATCCTGAAGGAAAAAGGGCTTCGGGACGAAGACCCCTTTGAAGACATGATCACCCGGTGCCAGCCGGTCGATTTCGAAGAGGAAGTCGATTTCGATCGGGTGCTCGCCGTCGCATCGGAAAAGCTGTCGCCACGGGTGGGGCTTTCAATGGGTGAAATCAAAGACAGATTTATGCAGAAGACCGATGCGGGCGGGACACCTGCGGGCGGGACACCTGCGGGCGGGACACCGGTTGCCGACGGCGTGATGTTGCGCCATTTTCGCATGCCGGGTATCGCCCTGCCGGAACTGGTACTCGTCCGCGCATTCGAGGGCGTGCAGGTAGACTATGTAAACCCCGTGACCGGCAAATTGAATTCCGACGAAATCCACGCGTTTTTCTTCCTGGTCAGCCCCGCGGAGCACACCTCACTGCATTTGCGCATGCTGGCCCGGATCGCGGAACGGACCGACGACGTAAACTTCGGCCTGGTGTGGATCGCCGCGGTCGACGAACACGCCCTTCGCGACATCTTCCTGCGAAGTGACCGGTACCTGACCGTCCCGGTCCTTCCCCAGTCGCCCGCGAGCGGCCTGATTGGAGTGCCTGTTTCGGAAATGGAAATCCCGGGGGGATGCCGGATCGTGTGGATACGCCAGTTCGACGAGGTGATCGTCCCCTCGGGCGACACCGTGATCAAGTCGGGCGATCTGCTGACCGTCATCGGCGATCCCGGGGACTTGAACGCCTTCCGGCGGATGTACCACGACTAG